Proteins from a genomic interval of Salmo salar chromosome ssa14, Ssal_v3.1, whole genome shotgun sequence:
- the LOC106569890 gene encoding GON-4-like protein isoform X1, with protein MMNLVRKRNSSSLKGGPAKSIRTEKPQSVRQPASHNASSPLTTEASGIVTTSKEERGLEVHGTSSPWRRSPRFKSQSLLGQVPSADLLVAEGSPGQVENEEEAVQCSPAQCPPQTEEDTDTDLVITMDERHGGGYKGSRKKGGVKRKKRAADRELGERQQEGAGPEVEIDRELDRELENKSRQHNLTTANVRNIIHEVITNEHVVAMMKAAINETEAMPVFEPKMTRSKFKEVVEKGVVIPTWNISPIKKVNKEKAPQFVDIQLAEEDSSDEEYCPDEEEEDETAEDTFQESDMESTASSPRGTRGGFHRKIHTEWDDDRSCSPMQVNHSRSRHLKVEVVPMGPPPPPQPSSSSGPHGFYTTRAPPEFSFLEKLHAVEEELAIGPVCLEPYQPPLADGLMACRTRSKRPLRDVPMGQLEAELCAPDITPDMYGCDSAPEDPEWTHWLQGIMTSDMYNDEEGDDDDDDPEYNFLAEIDEPDVEDYRNDRAVRITKKEVNQLMEELFETFQDELTAQEQDGEGHEEEEEREEEAPALGTPTFNTPPDIPLEDPMAEVTAGRYRTVKQQLEAIRRRRALLESQGLLVPRALITKPREPPPPFTPTLSHHQRLQLQQQVQQHVQLLTQVHMLTSPVAALQSEAATTKQFLMELQMFAQRGELTQGPVEPGFTSVFRACNLQGALSLLEELRLSPIPYQEAPNEPRTCRRVRKHPSMPPQLAWLFATRPVFLYPELLPHVSLDPALHSARSVSMFTAGEDCLIVLGLRNLGETLQPKELLCHYLLRAKRVSQLRDHIMEKCKHTHPNNVIKAYQLQKVVLPMPVACERVEPGDLRPSVEREERAMPGWLRRSLPYIYEAIRELNSSPDTEAMSACQSKKAPLVTLLFSSSRTLDYSFPPGTRYPPQLPDSLSFQRCGFRRWHRPPPCDLSLSLAVSHNATQSLGSGTTCSENNSQTGAVIQQCMAHHKLRPIQPATFKPPSLQHPTKPHLKRPLKPQHKPSQKPLHVILNLPAPVPATVLCPAPSARVLASRLSHFAPLAKDLVARKFSTFANLRRLPRLLPAPPPNNKNPPQTNLNTVAPNSGANLLLLPHMSSRTASTVTETQTSVSTTTPIEQFKKKSSRTSRRRVTKKPKSSLKSERKPQPSASTEPPALDQALTPYDYVTVVMEEEGVDERDEDGGDFDMPLLALSESSASPPGSVDPAEESEEGQEITLNLSPGPSDMGDRNQEVEEVMSPASEESTLSVPELQETMEKLSWLASGGRSEDLEEGERSGTPSECHSSSPNPPSSRHEQRHTGEVGSKGISKSPPIVYDDDLLDSDPLREKKEIAFAQNYLNRVCHALQEVPGRVEEFLEVLYEFEQDGDEHTSVELFTRLKPVLNEWPELLRDFAAFLHPEQAQECGLLSEQQAFERSRHFLRQLELSFGENSSHYRKIVSVLRGPTLSPAGIKEVKSQIANLLRGHTHLQGEFWVFFNELHLRPSLQCQTENRGRGDVTNTNSTSQKSSAANKPKRCKGTKATQVKAKEGDRYTHPEPSVCAKNISLTPSGEKVILWTREADRAILTACQQKGANKITFEAVSAQLGNKTANEVCVRFQDLMRLFLSSTERVYSDEEVSDTEPTSSREPDPD; from the exons ATGATGAATCTGGTCCGCAAACGCAACTCCAGCTCTCTCAAAGGTGGCCCTGCCAAATCTATTAGAACAGAAAAACCACAGTCTGTAAGACAACCAGCATCCCACAATGCATCATCACCACTCACAACAGAGGCCAGTGGCATTGTCACCACTTCCAAGGAGGAGAGAGGCCTGGAGGTCCATGGGACATCGTCGCCATGGAGACGGTCTCCCAGGTTCAAGAGTCAAAGCCTGCTTGGCCAGGTTCCCAGCGCGGACCTTCTTGTTGCTGAGG GATCTCCAGGTCAGGTAGAGAATGAAGAGGAGGCTGTCCAGTGCAGCCCTGCACAGTGCCCCCCTCAGACAGAAGAGGATACAGACACTGACCTGGTCATCACTATGG aTGAAAGGCATGGCGGGGGATACAAGGGCAGCAGGAAGAAGGGAGGGGTAAAGAGGAAAAAGAGAGCTGCGGACAGAGAGCTGGGAGAAAGACAGCAGGAAGGGGCCGGTCCCGAGGTGGAGATTGACAGGGAGCTGGACCGTGAGCTGGAGAACAAGTCCAGACAACATAACCTGACCACCGCCAATGTCCGCAACATCATTCAT GAAGTGATCACCAATGAGCATGTGGTGGCCATGATGAAAGCTGCCATCAATGAGACGGAGGCCATGCCTGTCTTT GAGCCCAAGATGACACGTTCCAAATTCAAGGAGGTGGTAGAAAAAGGAGTG GTCATTCCCACTTGGAACATCTCCCCCATCAAAAAGGTCAATAAAGAGAAG GCACCACAGTTTGTGGACATTCAATTAGCAGAGGAAGACTCCTCTGATGAAGAGTACTGCCCtgacgaagaggaggaggacgagacAGCAGAAGAT ACATTTCAGGAAAGTGACATGGAGAGCACAGCCTCGTCTCCAAGGGGAACCAGAGGAGGCTTCCACAGGAAAATACACACAGAGTGGGACGATGACAGGAGCTGCAGCCCCATGCAG GTCAATCACAGCAGGTCCAGACACCTGAAGGTGGAGGTTGTCCCCATgggccctccccctcctccccagccctcctcctcctctggcccaCATGGATTCTATACCACCAGGGCCCCTCCAGAATTCAGCTTCCTGGAGAAGCTCCATGCCGTGGAGGAGGAGCTGGCCATCGGCCCAGTCTGCCTGGAGCCTTACCAG CCACCCCTGGCGGACGGTCTGATGGCGTGTCGTACCCGCTCCAAGAGGCCCCTCCGGGACGTCCCCATGGGCCAGTTGGAGGCAGAGCTCTGTGCCCCTGACATCACGCCCGACATGTACGGGTGTGACTCCGCCCCCGAGGACCCTGAGTGGACCCACTGGCTGCAGGGCATCATGACCTCTGACATGTACAACGATG AGGAAGGCGATGATGATGACGACGACCCGGAGTATAACTTCCTGGCGGAGATCGACGAACCCGACGTGGAGGATTACCGTAACGACCGAGCCGTCCGCATCACCA AAAAGGAAGTGAACCAGTTGATGGAGGAGTTGTTTGAGACA TTCCAGGATGAGCTGACTGCTCAGGAGCAAGATGGGGAGGGacacgaggaagaggaggagagggaggaagaggcacCTGCCCTGGGGACACCCACATTCAACACCCCACCAGATATCCC GTTGGAGGACCCTATGGCGGAGGTGACGGCAGGGCGCTACCGTACAGTGAAGCAGCAGCTGGAAGCCATCCGGCGTCGCCGGGCCCTGCTGGAGAGCCAGGGCCTGTTGGTCCCCAGGGCCCTCATTACCAAGCCCCGGGAGCCCCCGCCTCCATTCACCCCCACCCTCTCCCACCACCAGAGACTCCAGCTGCAGCAGCAAGTCCAGCAG CACGTCCAGCTCCTGACCCAGGTCCATATGTTAACCAGCCCGGTGGCTGCACTGCAGAGCgaagctgccaccaccaagcAGTTCCTG ATGGAGCTACAGATGTTTGCACAGCGTGGGGAGTTGACCCAGGGCCCAGTGGAGCCAGGCTTCACCAGTGTGTTCAGAGCCTGTAACCTACAGGGGGCACTGTCACTACTGGAGGAGCTGAGACTGTCCCCAATCCCTTACCAGGAAGCCCCTAACGAGCCACGAACATGCAGGAGAG TCCGGAAGCACCCGTCAATGCCACCCCAGCTGGCATGGCTGTTTGCCACACGGCCGGTGTTCCTGTACCCTGAGCTACTGCCCCATGTCAGCCTGGACCCAGCCCTGCACTCCGCTCGCTCAGTCAGCATGTTCACCGCAGGAGAGGACTG CCTGATCGTCCTGGGCCTGAGAAACCTGGGGGAGACCCTCCAGCCGAAGGAGCTGCTGTGTCACTACCTGCTCCGCGCCAAGAGGGTCTCTCAGCTCCGTGACCACATTATGGAGAAGTGTAAACACACCCATCCCAACAACGTCATCAAG GCCTACCAGCTCCAGAAAGTGGTCCTTCCCATGCCGGTGGCCTGTGAACGAGTGGAACCGGGTGACCTGCGCCcttcagtggagagagaggagagagccatGCCCGGATGGCTGAGG AGAAGTTTGCCTTATATCTACGAGGCAATCAGAGAACTCAACAGCTCGCCGGATACAGAAGCCATGTCGGCCTGTCAATCAAAGAAAGCCCCACTCGTCACTCTTCTCTTCAGTTCCTCCAGAACTTTGGACTACAGCTTCCCTCCCGGAACTCGCTACCCGCCCCAACTCCCCGACAGCCTTTCATTCCAGCGCTGTGGCTTCAGGCGCTGGCACCGTCCACCACCCTGTGACCTCTCACTATCCCTGGCTGTATCGCACAACGCCACCCAGAGTCTGGGAAGTGGAACTACATGCTCTGAAAATAATTCCCAGACAGGTGCTGTGATTCAGCAGTGCATGGCCCACCACAAACTGCGGCCCATCCAGCCTGCAACATTCAAACCTCCTTCTCTTCAGCATCCCACCAAGCCTCATCTGAAACGTCCCCTCAAGCCTCAACACAAACCTTCCCAGAAGCCCCTGCACGTCATCCTCAATTTGCCTGCCCCAGTGCCCGCAACTGTCCTTTGTCCTGCCCCTTCCGCCAGGGTGTTGGCCTCCCGGTTGTCACATTTCGCTCCATTGGCCAAAGACCTGGTTGCTCGGAAGTTCAGCACGTTCGCCAACCTCCGCAGGCTGCCCAGGCTGCTGCCAGCTCCTCCACCCAACAACAAGAACCCTCCCCAAACAAACCTGAATACTGTGGCCCCCAACAGTGGAGCAAACCTCCTTTTGTTGCCCCACATGAGTAGTAGAACAGCCTCCACTGTTACCGAAACCCAAACCTCGGTCTCTACTACGACTCCTATCGAACAATTCAAGAAAAAATCCTCCAGGACGAGCCGGCGGCGGGTGACAAAGAAACCTAAAAGCAGCCTGAAGAGCGAGAGGAAGCCCCAGCCTTCAGCCTCCACGGAACCACCTGCCCTGGACCAGGCTCTGACCCCGTACGACTATGTCACAGTTGTAATGGAGGAAGAGGGGGTGGATGAGAGGGACGAGGATGGAGGTGATTTTGATATGCCCCTCCTGGCCCTGTCGGAGTCCTCTGCCAGCCCCCCGGGGAGCGTTGACCCCGCTGAGGAGTCAGAGGAGGGTCAGGAGATAACGCTGAACCTATCGCCCGGGCCGTCGGACATGGGGGACAGAAATCAGGAGGTAGAGGAAGTCATGTCACCAGCTTCCGAGGAGTCCACGTTGTCCGTGCCAGAGCTGCAG GAGACGATGGAGAAACTGTCATGGCTGGCGTCAGGGGGGAGGTCAGAGGACTTGGAAGAGGGTGAACGATCAGGCACACCCTCAG AATGCCATAGTAGTAGCCCCAACCCTCCTAGCTCAAGGCACGAGCAGCGTCACACTGGAGAAGTCGGCAGCAAGGGGATATCCAAAAGCCCACCGATCGTCTACGACGATGACCTACTCGACAGCGACCCCCTGAGGGAGAAGAAGGAAATAGCCTTCGCTCAGAATTATCTCAACAGG GTGTGTCATGCCCTGCAGGAGGTGCCGGGGCGCGTGGAGGAGTTTCTGGAGGTACTCTACGAGTTTGAGCAGGACGGAGATGAGCACACCTCTGTGGAACTCTTCACCAGGCTAAAACCTGTTCTGAACGAGTGGCCGGAGCTGCTCCGAGACTTTGCTGCCTTCCTCCATCCCGAACAAGCCCAGGAGTGTGGACTG ctgtcagagcagcaggCGTTTGAGCGTAGCCGGCACTTCCTGCGACAACTGGAGCTGAGCTttggggaaaactcctcccactACCGCAAGATAGTGAGCGTCCTTCGAGGCCCTACTCTCAGTCCTGCTGGCATTAAGGAG GTGAAGTCCCAGATAGCCAACCTTCTCCGAGGTCACACCCACTTGCAGGGGGAATTCTGGGTGTTTTTCAACGAGCTCCACTTACGGCCCTCGCTGCAGTGTCAGACTGAGAACAGAGGCCGTGGTGATGTGACCAACACAAACTCCACTTCCCAGAAGTCATCAGCAGCAAATAAACCTAAGAGATGCAAAGGCACTAAAGCCACACAAGTAAAGGCGAAAGAAGGGGATCGCTACACCCACCCTGAGCCCTCAGTCTGTGCCAAAAACATCTCACTTACACCCAGTGGAGAGAAAGTCATCCTCTGGACCAG GGAGGCGGACCGTGCCATCTTGACCGCCTGTCAGCAGAAGGGAGCAAATAAAATAACCTTTGAAGCCGTCTCCGCCCAACTTGGCAACAAGACAGCCaatgag GTTTGTGTCCGTTTCCAAGATCTCATGcgccttttcctctcctccaccgAGCGGGTGTACTCCGACGAGGAGGTCAGTGACACAGAGCCAACCAGCAGCAGAGAGCCAGACCCGGACTGA
- the LOC106569890 gene encoding GON-4-like protein isoform X2, with protein MMNLVRKRNSSSLKGGPAKSIRTEKPQSVRQPASHNASSPLTTEASGIVTTSKEERGLEVHGTSSPWRRSPRFKSQSLLGQVPSADLLVAEGSPGQVENEEEAVQCSPAQCPPQTEEDTDTDLVITMDERHGGGYKGSRKKGGVKRKKRAADRELGERQQEGAGPEVEIDRELDRELENKSRQHNLTTANVRNIIHEVITNEHVVAMMKAAINETEAMPVFEPKMTRSKFKEVVEKGVVIPTWNISPIKKAPQFVDIQLAEEDSSDEEYCPDEEEEDETAEDTFQESDMESTASSPRGTRGGFHRKIHTEWDDDRSCSPMQVNHSRSRHLKVEVVPMGPPPPPQPSSSSGPHGFYTTRAPPEFSFLEKLHAVEEELAIGPVCLEPYQPPLADGLMACRTRSKRPLRDVPMGQLEAELCAPDITPDMYGCDSAPEDPEWTHWLQGIMTSDMYNDEEGDDDDDDPEYNFLAEIDEPDVEDYRNDRAVRITKKEVNQLMEELFETFQDELTAQEQDGEGHEEEEEREEEAPALGTPTFNTPPDIPLEDPMAEVTAGRYRTVKQQLEAIRRRRALLESQGLLVPRALITKPREPPPPFTPTLSHHQRLQLQQQVQQHVQLLTQVHMLTSPVAALQSEAATTKQFLMELQMFAQRGELTQGPVEPGFTSVFRACNLQGALSLLEELRLSPIPYQEAPNEPRTCRRVRKHPSMPPQLAWLFATRPVFLYPELLPHVSLDPALHSARSVSMFTAGEDCLIVLGLRNLGETLQPKELLCHYLLRAKRVSQLRDHIMEKCKHTHPNNVIKAYQLQKVVLPMPVACERVEPGDLRPSVEREERAMPGWLRRSLPYIYEAIRELNSSPDTEAMSACQSKKAPLVTLLFSSSRTLDYSFPPGTRYPPQLPDSLSFQRCGFRRWHRPPPCDLSLSLAVSHNATQSLGSGTTCSENNSQTGAVIQQCMAHHKLRPIQPATFKPPSLQHPTKPHLKRPLKPQHKPSQKPLHVILNLPAPVPATVLCPAPSARVLASRLSHFAPLAKDLVARKFSTFANLRRLPRLLPAPPPNNKNPPQTNLNTVAPNSGANLLLLPHMSSRTASTVTETQTSVSTTTPIEQFKKKSSRTSRRRVTKKPKSSLKSERKPQPSASTEPPALDQALTPYDYVTVVMEEEGVDERDEDGGDFDMPLLALSESSASPPGSVDPAEESEEGQEITLNLSPGPSDMGDRNQEVEEVMSPASEESTLSVPELQETMEKLSWLASGGRSEDLEEGERSGTPSECHSSSPNPPSSRHEQRHTGEVGSKGISKSPPIVYDDDLLDSDPLREKKEIAFAQNYLNRVCHALQEVPGRVEEFLEVLYEFEQDGDEHTSVELFTRLKPVLNEWPELLRDFAAFLHPEQAQECGLLSEQQAFERSRHFLRQLELSFGENSSHYRKIVSVLRGPTLSPAGIKEVKSQIANLLRGHTHLQGEFWVFFNELHLRPSLQCQTENRGRGDVTNTNSTSQKSSAANKPKRCKGTKATQVKAKEGDRYTHPEPSVCAKNISLTPSGEKVILWTREADRAILTACQQKGANKITFEAVSAQLGNKTANEVCVRFQDLMRLFLSSTERVYSDEEVSDTEPTSSREPDPD; from the exons ATGATGAATCTGGTCCGCAAACGCAACTCCAGCTCTCTCAAAGGTGGCCCTGCCAAATCTATTAGAACAGAAAAACCACAGTCTGTAAGACAACCAGCATCCCACAATGCATCATCACCACTCACAACAGAGGCCAGTGGCATTGTCACCACTTCCAAGGAGGAGAGAGGCCTGGAGGTCCATGGGACATCGTCGCCATGGAGACGGTCTCCCAGGTTCAAGAGTCAAAGCCTGCTTGGCCAGGTTCCCAGCGCGGACCTTCTTGTTGCTGAGG GATCTCCAGGTCAGGTAGAGAATGAAGAGGAGGCTGTCCAGTGCAGCCCTGCACAGTGCCCCCCTCAGACAGAAGAGGATACAGACACTGACCTGGTCATCACTATGG aTGAAAGGCATGGCGGGGGATACAAGGGCAGCAGGAAGAAGGGAGGGGTAAAGAGGAAAAAGAGAGCTGCGGACAGAGAGCTGGGAGAAAGACAGCAGGAAGGGGCCGGTCCCGAGGTGGAGATTGACAGGGAGCTGGACCGTGAGCTGGAGAACAAGTCCAGACAACATAACCTGACCACCGCCAATGTCCGCAACATCATTCAT GAAGTGATCACCAATGAGCATGTGGTGGCCATGATGAAAGCTGCCATCAATGAGACGGAGGCCATGCCTGTCTTT GAGCCCAAGATGACACGTTCCAAATTCAAGGAGGTGGTAGAAAAAGGAGTG GTCATTCCCACTTGGAACATCTCCCCCATCAAAAAG GCACCACAGTTTGTGGACATTCAATTAGCAGAGGAAGACTCCTCTGATGAAGAGTACTGCCCtgacgaagaggaggaggacgagacAGCAGAAGAT ACATTTCAGGAAAGTGACATGGAGAGCACAGCCTCGTCTCCAAGGGGAACCAGAGGAGGCTTCCACAGGAAAATACACACAGAGTGGGACGATGACAGGAGCTGCAGCCCCATGCAG GTCAATCACAGCAGGTCCAGACACCTGAAGGTGGAGGTTGTCCCCATgggccctccccctcctccccagccctcctcctcctctggcccaCATGGATTCTATACCACCAGGGCCCCTCCAGAATTCAGCTTCCTGGAGAAGCTCCATGCCGTGGAGGAGGAGCTGGCCATCGGCCCAGTCTGCCTGGAGCCTTACCAG CCACCCCTGGCGGACGGTCTGATGGCGTGTCGTACCCGCTCCAAGAGGCCCCTCCGGGACGTCCCCATGGGCCAGTTGGAGGCAGAGCTCTGTGCCCCTGACATCACGCCCGACATGTACGGGTGTGACTCCGCCCCCGAGGACCCTGAGTGGACCCACTGGCTGCAGGGCATCATGACCTCTGACATGTACAACGATG AGGAAGGCGATGATGATGACGACGACCCGGAGTATAACTTCCTGGCGGAGATCGACGAACCCGACGTGGAGGATTACCGTAACGACCGAGCCGTCCGCATCACCA AAAAGGAAGTGAACCAGTTGATGGAGGAGTTGTTTGAGACA TTCCAGGATGAGCTGACTGCTCAGGAGCAAGATGGGGAGGGacacgaggaagaggaggagagggaggaagaggcacCTGCCCTGGGGACACCCACATTCAACACCCCACCAGATATCCC GTTGGAGGACCCTATGGCGGAGGTGACGGCAGGGCGCTACCGTACAGTGAAGCAGCAGCTGGAAGCCATCCGGCGTCGCCGGGCCCTGCTGGAGAGCCAGGGCCTGTTGGTCCCCAGGGCCCTCATTACCAAGCCCCGGGAGCCCCCGCCTCCATTCACCCCCACCCTCTCCCACCACCAGAGACTCCAGCTGCAGCAGCAAGTCCAGCAG CACGTCCAGCTCCTGACCCAGGTCCATATGTTAACCAGCCCGGTGGCTGCACTGCAGAGCgaagctgccaccaccaagcAGTTCCTG ATGGAGCTACAGATGTTTGCACAGCGTGGGGAGTTGACCCAGGGCCCAGTGGAGCCAGGCTTCACCAGTGTGTTCAGAGCCTGTAACCTACAGGGGGCACTGTCACTACTGGAGGAGCTGAGACTGTCCCCAATCCCTTACCAGGAAGCCCCTAACGAGCCACGAACATGCAGGAGAG TCCGGAAGCACCCGTCAATGCCACCCCAGCTGGCATGGCTGTTTGCCACACGGCCGGTGTTCCTGTACCCTGAGCTACTGCCCCATGTCAGCCTGGACCCAGCCCTGCACTCCGCTCGCTCAGTCAGCATGTTCACCGCAGGAGAGGACTG CCTGATCGTCCTGGGCCTGAGAAACCTGGGGGAGACCCTCCAGCCGAAGGAGCTGCTGTGTCACTACCTGCTCCGCGCCAAGAGGGTCTCTCAGCTCCGTGACCACATTATGGAGAAGTGTAAACACACCCATCCCAACAACGTCATCAAG GCCTACCAGCTCCAGAAAGTGGTCCTTCCCATGCCGGTGGCCTGTGAACGAGTGGAACCGGGTGACCTGCGCCcttcagtggagagagaggagagagccatGCCCGGATGGCTGAGG AGAAGTTTGCCTTATATCTACGAGGCAATCAGAGAACTCAACAGCTCGCCGGATACAGAAGCCATGTCGGCCTGTCAATCAAAGAAAGCCCCACTCGTCACTCTTCTCTTCAGTTCCTCCAGAACTTTGGACTACAGCTTCCCTCCCGGAACTCGCTACCCGCCCCAACTCCCCGACAGCCTTTCATTCCAGCGCTGTGGCTTCAGGCGCTGGCACCGTCCACCACCCTGTGACCTCTCACTATCCCTGGCTGTATCGCACAACGCCACCCAGAGTCTGGGAAGTGGAACTACATGCTCTGAAAATAATTCCCAGACAGGTGCTGTGATTCAGCAGTGCATGGCCCACCACAAACTGCGGCCCATCCAGCCTGCAACATTCAAACCTCCTTCTCTTCAGCATCCCACCAAGCCTCATCTGAAACGTCCCCTCAAGCCTCAACACAAACCTTCCCAGAAGCCCCTGCACGTCATCCTCAATTTGCCTGCCCCAGTGCCCGCAACTGTCCTTTGTCCTGCCCCTTCCGCCAGGGTGTTGGCCTCCCGGTTGTCACATTTCGCTCCATTGGCCAAAGACCTGGTTGCTCGGAAGTTCAGCACGTTCGCCAACCTCCGCAGGCTGCCCAGGCTGCTGCCAGCTCCTCCACCCAACAACAAGAACCCTCCCCAAACAAACCTGAATACTGTGGCCCCCAACAGTGGAGCAAACCTCCTTTTGTTGCCCCACATGAGTAGTAGAACAGCCTCCACTGTTACCGAAACCCAAACCTCGGTCTCTACTACGACTCCTATCGAACAATTCAAGAAAAAATCCTCCAGGACGAGCCGGCGGCGGGTGACAAAGAAACCTAAAAGCAGCCTGAAGAGCGAGAGGAAGCCCCAGCCTTCAGCCTCCACGGAACCACCTGCCCTGGACCAGGCTCTGACCCCGTACGACTATGTCACAGTTGTAATGGAGGAAGAGGGGGTGGATGAGAGGGACGAGGATGGAGGTGATTTTGATATGCCCCTCCTGGCCCTGTCGGAGTCCTCTGCCAGCCCCCCGGGGAGCGTTGACCCCGCTGAGGAGTCAGAGGAGGGTCAGGAGATAACGCTGAACCTATCGCCCGGGCCGTCGGACATGGGGGACAGAAATCAGGAGGTAGAGGAAGTCATGTCACCAGCTTCCGAGGAGTCCACGTTGTCCGTGCCAGAGCTGCAG GAGACGATGGAGAAACTGTCATGGCTGGCGTCAGGGGGGAGGTCAGAGGACTTGGAAGAGGGTGAACGATCAGGCACACCCTCAG AATGCCATAGTAGTAGCCCCAACCCTCCTAGCTCAAGGCACGAGCAGCGTCACACTGGAGAAGTCGGCAGCAAGGGGATATCCAAAAGCCCACCGATCGTCTACGACGATGACCTACTCGACAGCGACCCCCTGAGGGAGAAGAAGGAAATAGCCTTCGCTCAGAATTATCTCAACAGG GTGTGTCATGCCCTGCAGGAGGTGCCGGGGCGCGTGGAGGAGTTTCTGGAGGTACTCTACGAGTTTGAGCAGGACGGAGATGAGCACACCTCTGTGGAACTCTTCACCAGGCTAAAACCTGTTCTGAACGAGTGGCCGGAGCTGCTCCGAGACTTTGCTGCCTTCCTCCATCCCGAACAAGCCCAGGAGTGTGGACTG ctgtcagagcagcaggCGTTTGAGCGTAGCCGGCACTTCCTGCGACAACTGGAGCTGAGCTttggggaaaactcctcccactACCGCAAGATAGTGAGCGTCCTTCGAGGCCCTACTCTCAGTCCTGCTGGCATTAAGGAG GTGAAGTCCCAGATAGCCAACCTTCTCCGAGGTCACACCCACTTGCAGGGGGAATTCTGGGTGTTTTTCAACGAGCTCCACTTACGGCCCTCGCTGCAGTGTCAGACTGAGAACAGAGGCCGTGGTGATGTGACCAACACAAACTCCACTTCCCAGAAGTCATCAGCAGCAAATAAACCTAAGAGATGCAAAGGCACTAAAGCCACACAAGTAAAGGCGAAAGAAGGGGATCGCTACACCCACCCTGAGCCCTCAGTCTGTGCCAAAAACATCTCACTTACACCCAGTGGAGAGAAAGTCATCCTCTGGACCAG GGAGGCGGACCGTGCCATCTTGACCGCCTGTCAGCAGAAGGGAGCAAATAAAATAACCTTTGAAGCCGTCTCCGCCCAACTTGGCAACAAGACAGCCaatgag GTTTGTGTCCGTTTCCAAGATCTCATGcgccttttcctctcctccaccgAGCGGGTGTACTCCGACGAGGAGGTCAGTGACACAGAGCCAACCAGCAGCAGAGAGCCAGACCCGGACTGA